A window from Bos mutus isolate GX-2022 chromosome 1, NWIPB_WYAK_1.1, whole genome shotgun sequence encodes these proteins:
- the MFN1 gene encoding mitofusin-1: MAETASPLKHFVLAKKTITAIFDQLLEFVTEGSHFVEATYKNPELDRVATEDDLIEIQRYKNKLSVIGEVLSRRHMKVAFFGRTSSGKSSVINAMLWDKVLPSGIGHTTNCFLSVEGTDGDKAYLMTEGSDEKRSVKTVNQLAHALHMDKDLKAGCLVHVFWPKAKCALLRDDLVLVDSPGTDVTTELDSWIDKFCLDADVFVLVANSESTLMNTEKQFFHKVNERLSKPNIFILNNRWDASASEPEYMEDVRRQHMERCLHFLVEELRVVDPLEARNRIFFVSAKEVLSARKHKAQGMPEGGGALAEGFQARLQEFQNFEQIFEECISQSAVKTKFEQHTIRAKQILETVKNIMDSINVAAAEKRVYSIEEREDQIDRLDFIRNQMNLLTLDVKKKIREVTEEVANKVSCAMTDEICRLSVLVDEFCSEFHPTPSVLKVYKNELNKHIEDGMGRNLADRCTNEVNASMLQSQQEIIENLKPLLPAGIQNKLHTLVPCKKFDLSYDLNCHKLCSDFQEDIVFRFSLGWASLVHRFLGPTNAQRVLLGLSEPIFQLPRSLASTPTAPSNPATPDNASQEELMVTLITTLASLTSRTSMGIIVVGGVIWKTVGWKLISVSLSMYGALYLYERLTWTTRAKERAFKQQFVNYATEKLQMIVSFTSANCSHQVQQEMATTFARLCQQVDITQRHLEEEIARLSKEIDQLEKIQNNSKLLRNKAVQLENQLENFTKRFLHSSREEES; this comes from the exons ATGGCAGAAACTGCTTCTCCACTGAAGCACTTCGTGCTGGCTAAGAAGACAATTACAGCAATCTTCGACCAGTTACTGGAGTTTGTTACTGAAGGATCACATTTTGTTGAAG CAACGTATAAGAATCCAGAGCTTGACCGAGTAGCTACGGAGGATGATCTGATAGAAATACAGAGGTATAAAAACAAGCTTTCCGTCATTGGTGAGGTGCTGTCTCGGAGACACATGAAAGTGGCCTTTTTTGGCAG GACAAGCAGTGGGAAGAGCTCTGTTATCAATGCCATGTTGTGGGATAAAGTCCTCCCTAGTGGGATTGGCCATACAACCAATTGCTTCCTGAGTGTTGAAGGAACCGATGGAGATAAAGCCTATCTCATGACAGAAGGGTCAGATGAAAAAAGGAGTGTGAAG ACAGTTAATCAGCTGGCCCACGCCCTTCATATGGACAAAGACTTGAAAGCTGGGTGTCTTGTGCATGTGTTTTGGCCAAAGGCAAAATGTGCCCTCTTGAGAGATGACCTGGTTTTAGTAGACAG TCCGGGCACAGATGTCACTACAGAGCTGGATAGCTGGATTGATAAGTTTTGCTTAGATGCTGATGTCTTCGTTTTGGTTGCAAATTCCGAATCAACTCTAATGAACACG GAAAAACAGTTTTTTCACAAAGTAAATGAGCGACTTTCCAAGCCTAATATTTTTATCCTGAATAATCGTTGGGATGCCTCTGCATCAGAGCCAGAATATATGGAAGAT gtaCGCAGacagcacatggaaagatgcctGCATTTTTTGGTGGAGGAGCTCAGAGTTGTGGATCCTTTAGAAGCACGCAATCGTATCTTTTTTGTTTCTGCAAAGGAAGTTCTTAGTGCTAGAAAGCACAAAGCACAGGGGATGCCAGAAGGTG GTGGGGCACTTGCAGAAGGATTTCAGGCAAGATTACAAGAGTTTCAGAATTTTGAACAAATCTTTGAG GAGTGTATCTCGCAGTCAGCAGTGAAAACAAAGTTTGAACAGCACACTATCAGAGCTAAACAGATACTAGAAACTGTGAAAAACATAATGGATTCAATAAACGtggcagcagcagagaaaag GGTTTATTCAATAGAAGAGAGGGAAGACCAAATTGATAGACTGGACTTTATCCGAAACCAGATGAACCTTTTAACActggatgttaaaaaaaaaatcagggaggTTACAGAGGAGGTTGCAAATAAG gtTTCATGTGCAATGACAGATGAAATTTGTCGACTCTCTGTTTTGGTTGATGAATTTTGTTCTGAGTTTCATCCTACTCCAAGTGTACtgaaagtatataaaaat gagttaaataagcacatAGAAGACGGAATGGGAAGAAATTTGGCTGATCGGTGCACCAATGAAGTCAACGCTTCAATGCTTCAATCCCAGCAAGAAATTATTG AAAATTTGAAGCCATTACTTCCAGCTGGTATTCAGAATAAACTACATACACTGGTTCCTTGCAAGAAATTTGATCTTAGCTATGATCTAAATTGCCACAAGTTATGTTCAGATTTTCAAGAGGATATTGTATTTCGTTTTTCTCTGGGCTGGGCTTCTCTTGTCCATCGTTTCTTGGGCCCTACAAATGCTCAGCGGGTGCTTCTAGGATTATCGGAGCCTATCTTTCag CTCCCCAGATCTTTAGCTTCTACTCCCACTGCTCCTTCCAACCCAGCAACGCCAGATAATGCATCACAGGAAGAACTCATGGTTACCCTAATAACAACATTAGCCTCTCTTACATCTAGAACGTCTATGGGCATCATTGTTGTTGGAGGAGTG ATTTGGAAAACTGTAGGTTGGAAACTCATATCTGTTTCATTAAGTATGTATGGAGCTTTGTATCTTTATGAAAGGCTCACTTGGACCACCCGTGCCAAGGAGAGAGCCTTTAAACAGCAATTTGTGAATTATGCAACTGAAAAACTGCAGATGATTGTTAGCTTCACAAGCGCAAACTGCAGCCATCAAGTACAACA ggaaatggcaaccacttttGCTCGCCTGTGCCAACAAGTTGATATTACACAAAGACATCTGGAAGAAGAAATTGCTAGATTATCCAAAGAAATAGATCAATtggagaaaatacaaaacaattcAAAGCTCTTAAG